One stretch of Heliangelus exortis chromosome 24, bHelExo1.hap1, whole genome shotgun sequence DNA includes these proteins:
- the SYF2 gene encoding pre-mRNA-splicing factor SYF2, with protein MAAAVSALGGLGDADGGGSSGSEDEARPGTAAEAAAAAAAAQKREERLRKFRELHMKRNEARKLNLQEVVEEDKRMKLPANWEAKKARLEWQLQVEQKKKECAARGEDYERVKLLEISAEEADRWERKKKKKNPDLGFSDYAAAQLRQYQRLTRQIKPDLEQYERLKEQYGEALYPTSDSLLHGTHVPSKEGIDRMVEDLEKQIEKREKYSRRRPYNDDADIDYINERNAKFNKKAERFYGKYTAEIKQNLERGTAV; from the exons ATGGCGGCGGCGGTGTCGGCGCTGGGCGGCTTGGGCGATGCCGATGGCGGG GGCTCCTCGGGCTCGGAGGATGAGGCGAGGCCTGGCACGGCGGCGgaggcggcagcggcggcggcggcagcgcaGAAGCGGGAGGAGCGGCTGCGAAAGTTCCGTGAGCTCCACATGAAGCGG AACGAGGCTCGCAAGCTGAACCTCCAAGAGGTGGTGGAAGAAGACAAAAGAATGAAATTGCCAGCAAACTGGGAAGCCAAAAAAGCTCGGCTGGAGTGGCAGCTGCAGgtggagcagaagaaaaag GAATGTGCAGCAAGAGGAGAAGACTACGAGCGAGTGAAGCTGCTGGAGATCAGCGCTGAGGAGGCGGATaggtgggagaggaaaaagaagaagaaaaatccagatCTGGGATTTTCAG acTACGCAGCAGCACAGCTGCGGCAGTACCAGCGCCTGACCCGGCAGATCAAACCCGACCTGGAGCAGTatgagaggctgaaggagcagTA TGGTGAAGCTCTGTACCCCACCTCTGACAGCCTCCTGCACGGAACTCATGTGCCATCCAAGGAAGGGATTGACAGGATGGTTGAAGATCTGGAGAAACA GAttgaaaagagggaaaagtaCAGCAGGAGACGTCCCTACAACGATGATGCTGACATTGATTACATCAACGAGAGGAATGCCAAGTTCAACAAGAAGGCAGAGAGGTTCTATGGGAAGTACACTGCAGAGATCAAACAGAACCTGGAGAGAGGCACAGCTGTCTGA
- the RSRP1 gene encoding arginine/serine-rich protein 1 — protein MGVTHEAGLSPQASPLEQDPCGGSPAGWSRGSQGTPGTQHRGCPAAPSGTETGHCRTPVNPEPAAETNCKEKTVVKKTEDMTDFMDDLTLSSPKKRESSVRSRRSCPRSSTRSSSRSSCSSASSSSSSSSASSRSWSRSRSRSRSWARRKSSRRHRRYSRSYSRSRSRSRGYLRYRGRYRGRHYRRYPRSPPRYRSRSRSWSRGRSYYRRSYSRSRSRSRGRRYYGFGRTIYPEAYRSWRSRSRTRSRSRSPLHLSEKEKRELLEIAKANAAKALGTDNIILPASLKILTPSKEIKNEKQEQEDPDESAEQPRRVAEDMTKSGVERAAIQRSISFSPNNTMAKPVLQKPLSHVVKEPAVSPGREEERKGSPYGQWVPVKKEEKKTFLNFSPKSAPFRAR, from the exons ATGGGGGTGACTCACGAAGCGGGGCTGTCTCCTCAGGCGTCGCCACTGGAGCAGGATCCGTGCGGGGGGAGCCCGGCTGGATGGAGCCG AGGCTCTCAAGGGACTCCCGGGACCCAGCACCGGGGCTGTCCGGCGGCTCCCAGCG GAACAGAAACGGGGCATTGCAGAACCCCAGTAAACCCAGAACCAGCTGCTGAAACCAACTGCAAGGAGAAAACAGTGGTTAAGAAAACTGAGGATATGACAGACTTCATGGATGATTTAACCCTCAGCTCGCCGAAGAAACGAGAGTCATCTGTGAGGTCCAGGAGGAGTTGTCCTAGGTCATCCACAAGGTCATCCAGCAGATCCTCTTGCAGTTCAGCGTCCAGTTCAAGTAGttcctcttcagcttcttccaggagctggagccGCTCCAGATCGAGGTCAAGGTCATGGGCAAGAAGGAAGAGCTCCCGGAGGCACAGGAGATATTCCCGCTCCTATTCCAGAAGCCGCTCCAGGTCCCGCGGTTACCTGAGGTACCGGGGCAGGTACCGGGGCAGACACTACAGGAGGTACCCCCGCTCTCCTCCGAGGTACAGATCCCGCAGCAGGTCCTGGTCTCGTGGGAGATCCTATTACAGAAGATCCTATTCCAGAAGCAGATCCCGTTCCAGAGGCCGAAGATATTATGGATTTGGGAGAACAATCTATCCAGAGGCTTacaggagctggagaagcaggtCACGGACAAGATCTCGGAGTAGATCACCTCTCCATTTGAGTGAAAAAG AGAAGAGAGAACTCTTGGAAATTGCCAAAGCTAATGCTGCAAAAGCTCTGGGAACAGATAACATAATCTTGCCAGCAAGCCTGAAGATCCTTACTCCTTCCAAAgagataaaaaatgaaaaacaagagcAGGAAGATCCTGATGAGTCAGCTGAG CAACCCAGAAGAGTGGCAGAGGACATGACCAAGAGTGGAGTGGAGAGAGCAGCCATACAGAGGAGCATTTCTTTCAGTCCTAAT AATACAATGGCCAAACCAGTGCTACAGAAACCACTGAGCCATGTTGTTAAGGAACCTGCAGTTTCtccaggaagagaagaggagagaaagggaagtcCCTATGGGCAATGGGTTCCTGtcaagaaggaggagaagaaaacatttttgaacTTCTCACCTAAAAGTGCACCCTTCAGGGCACgctaa
- the TMEM50A gene encoding transmembrane protein 50A isoform X1, whose amino-acid sequence MSSERWKMSGFLESLRCSECVDWGEKRNTIASVAAGVLFFTGWWIIIDAAVKYPNMEDFNHSYHACGVIATIAFLMINAVSNGQVRGDSYSEGCLGQTGARIWLFIGFMMAFGSLIASMWILFGGYVVKEKSVVYPGIAVFFQNAFIFFGGLVFKFGRTEDLWQ is encoded by the exons AT GTCTTCAGAGCGCTGGAAAATGTCGGGTTTTCTGGAGAGCTTGCGGTGCTCGGAGTGCGTTGACTGGGGGGAGAAACGGAACACGATCGCTTCTGTTGCTGCAGGAGTGTTG ttttttacAGGTTGGTGGATAATCATAGATGCAGCTGTAAAATACCCTAACATGGAAGACTTCAACCATTCATACCATGCTTGTGGGGTTATAGCCACTATTGCATTCCTAAT GATCAATGCAGTGTCCAATGGGCAAGTGAGGGGTGACAGTTACAGTGAAGGCTGCCTGGGACAGACAG GTGCTCGGATCTGGCTGTTCATTGGGTTTATGATGGCATTTGGATCTCTGATTGCTTCCATGTGGATCCTTTTTGGAGGCTATGTTGTTAAAG aaAAATCAGTAGTATATCCAGGAATcgctgtttttttccagaatgctTTCATCTTTTTTGG AGGACTGGTCTTCAAATTTGGTCGCACAGAAGATCTGTGGCAGTGA
- the TMEM50A gene encoding transmembrane protein 50A isoform X2 produces MSGFLESLRCSECVDWGEKRNTIASVAAGVLFFTGWWIIIDAAVKYPNMEDFNHSYHACGVIATIAFLMINAVSNGQVRGDSYSEGCLGQTGARIWLFIGFMMAFGSLIASMWILFGGYVVKEKSVVYPGIAVFFQNAFIFFGGLVFKFGRTEDLWQ; encoded by the exons ATGTCGGGTTTTCTGGAGAGCTTGCGGTGCTCGGAGTGCGTTGACTGGGGGGAGAAACGGAACACGATCGCTTCTGTTGCTGCAGGAGTGTTG ttttttacAGGTTGGTGGATAATCATAGATGCAGCTGTAAAATACCCTAACATGGAAGACTTCAACCATTCATACCATGCTTGTGGGGTTATAGCCACTATTGCATTCCTAAT GATCAATGCAGTGTCCAATGGGCAAGTGAGGGGTGACAGTTACAGTGAAGGCTGCCTGGGACAGACAG GTGCTCGGATCTGGCTGTTCATTGGGTTTATGATGGCATTTGGATCTCTGATTGCTTCCATGTGGATCCTTTTTGGAGGCTATGTTGTTAAAG aaAAATCAGTAGTATATCCAGGAATcgctgtttttttccagaatgctTTCATCTTTTTTGG AGGACTGGTCTTCAAATTTGGTCGCACAGAAGATCTGTGGCAGTGA